The region CCGTCCCCGACGACGAGCCGACCGCCCTCCGCCCCTCTTCGCACCTGCGCCGGCGCGCCGACGACCGCGTGGGGCCCGATCCGGTTGTCACGGCCGATGACTGTCAGGCCCTCCAGAATCGCGTACGGCCCGACCTGGGTCCCCGGCCCCACGACCACGTCCTTGCCGACGACCGCCCCCGGGCCGATCTCAGTCCCCGGCCCGAGGAGCCGTGCGTCGGGGCTGACGTGCGCGCTCGGATGCACGGCGACCCCGGCCCCCGCCGGCCGCCCCTCTTGGCCGGTCATGGCGCGCCTCAGCCTCGGGGCGACATGGTGGCCATCAGCTCGGCCTCGACGACCAGCTCTCCGTCAACTCGCCCCTCCCCCTTCAGCTTCCACACCCGTCCCCCCTTGCGGAGCGGCACCACCTCCAGGTCCAGCCGGTCCCCGGGACGCACCGGGCGGCGGAACTTCGCCTTGTCGATGGTCATGAAGAAGAGGTTCTGCGTGGCCGGATCGAAACCGCCGCTCTGGTGGGCGAGGATCGCGCCGGCCTGCGCCAGCGCCTCGATCATCAGCACCCCGGGCATCACCGGCATCCCCGGGAAGTGCCCGTTGAAGTGCGGCTCGTTCACCGTGACGTACTTGTGCGCCACGATCTTTTCCTCGGACACCTCGCTCACCTTGTCCACGAGGAGGAAGGGGTAGCGATGCGGCAGGATCTTCAAGATCTGGTTGATGTCTAGCATGCGTCTTCCTCCTCGCCCTGAGGGCCTGCCGCGCACGAAATCGCGCGCTGCTCGAGGAGCTCGACCCGTCGACCGAGCTCCGTCACACGACCGAGAAGTTGAGGGAGCCGCGCGAGGGCCGCGCTCGTGCGGAGCCACGCGACGTGCGGCACCGTCGGATAGCCCGTCACCGTTGTGCCCGGTGGCACGTCCTGCGCGACGCCGCTGTGGGCTCCCACACGCGCCCCTTCGCCCACCCGCACGTGGTCCGCGACCCCGACCTGCCCGGCGAGCACCGCGCCCGCGCCGACCACCGCGCTGCCGGCCACGCCCACCTGCCCGCAGAGGAGCGCGCCGCACCCGATAGAGGCGTTGTGGCCGACCTGTACGAGGTTATCGAGCTTGGCGCCAGCGCCCACTCGCGTGGCACCGAGCGTGCCGCGATCCACGCAGCTGTTCGCGCCCAGCTCGGCCTCGGCCTCGATCACCACCGATCCCAGCTGGGGGACCGCGCGCCACGCACCTTCCTCCCGGTAGAAACCGAAGCCGCTCCCGCCCACAATCGCTCCGGGCCCGACCCGCGCCGCGGGCCCGATTTCGCACCCCTCGCCCACCACGGCGCCGGGCCCCACGCGGGCTCCTGCTCCAACGCGCGCGCGAGCACCCACGTAGCTGAAGGGCTCGACCTGCGCACCGGCCTCGACGTGCGCCCCCGCCCCGACGAAGACGAAGGGGCCGACCCAGGCCCCGGGCTCCACGACCGCTCCCGGCTCGACGGCGGCACGGGGATCCACGCCCGATCGGAGGACCTCGGCCGCAGGAGCGAATATCCGGATGATGAGAGCCAGGGCTCGGCCCGCGTCGGGGCAGACGAGCTGCGGGGTGCGGAGCTCCGGCCAATGGCGCGTCACGAGCAGCGCCGCCACGACGGCCCCCCTCGCCTCCTCCGCGCGCCGCGGATCGGTGAACGGAGCGATCTCCGACGGCCCGGCGGAGGCCAGCTCGGCCACGCCGAGGACGGTCACGCTCCCCTCCCCGACGACCCTTCCCCCCGTCTCTCGCGCCAGGTCGTCGAGGGTGACCGCCATTCCGGACCTACTTCTTCGCCTGGTTGTACGAGCGGATCACGTCGTTCGTGACATCCACGTGGCGCGGCGCCCAGAGCACCGCGGCGTTCGCGAAGATGAAGTCGAACTTGTCCCGCTCGGCGATCTTCTGGATGATCTTGGTCAGCCGATTGGTGATCGCCATGAAGGCGTCCGTCTTCTTCTTCATGAGCTCGCGCTCGGCCTCCATGTACCGCTTCTGCAGACCTTCGAACTTCCTTCGCGAGTCGTCGGCGCGCTTGCGGCGTTCCTCCTCCTTGAGGATCGACCACGCCTTCCGTAGCTTGTTTTCCTCCTCGTAGAACTCCTTCAGCTTGCGGTTCAGCTCGGCCTCCAGCTTGTCCTTGAGGTCCTGAAGCTTCGCCTCCGCCTTGCGGCCCTCCTCCGTCTCGCTCACCGCGCGCTGCATGTTGACCACGCCGATGCGCAGGTCCTTGGCCTCCGCGGTTCCCGCGTGCAAGGCCAGAAGAAGGGTTCCGCCGACAACGAGCGACCTGATCATGATGAGCTCCTCGATAGGCTGAGTTTCCTGAAGGCTCCCGATCCCGCGGGAAGCTCTCCGGCGCCGCCCGGCAGCGCAGGACCGCCTTTTACCGAACCGCCCCCCAAAAATCCACTCTGCTAGAAGAAGTTCCCGATCGTGAACTCGAAGACCAGGGGGTCCTCGCCCGACTGCGGGCGCAGCGGCAACCCCCACTCGAAGCGCAGGGGACCGATGGGCGAGAACCACCGGAAGCCGAAGCCCGCGCTGTGTCGCAGCGCCGTGAACGAGAGGGGCTCGCTGTCGTCGAAGGCCATGCCGGCGTCCGAGAAGATCACCCCGCGGATCCCCACCTTCTCGAAGATCGGGAACTCGATCTCGGCGTTGAAGATCATCTCCTTGTTCCCGCCCTTGTTGAAATAGAAGATGCTGTCGTTCGGGTCGACGGAGCTCAGCACCGGAATGCGCGGCCCCAGCGAGCGCGGACGGAAACCGCGCACGTCCATGATCCCGCCCACGAAGTAGCGCTCGAAGATCGGCACGCCCTTGGGGTCCGAGCTCGTGATGACGCCGATCTGGCCGTTGAACTTGAACACGAAGGGCCCCCAGATGGGGTAGTACCAGCGCGTGAAGCCGCCGTAGCGGTTGAAGACGTTCTGCGATCCGAGCACCGGCGTCGAGAACTCGGCCCAGATGGTGTGGAAGAAACCCTTGGTCGGAAAGAGCCGGTTGTTCCGCGTGTCCCACTGCACCGAGAAGCGCACGCTGGAGGTGAACCCGCTGTTGAAGAGGTTCGCGAGCTGCACCCCCGCCGGCAAGGGCGAGGTGGTCGTGGCGCCGAAGATGTTTCCTCGGCCCGCCGTGGAAACGGCGACGTACTCGCCCGTGTAGGTCAGGTACACGCGAATGTCGTCGGTGATCGGGTAGCCCCAGGTGAGGTTTCCGCCCGTCGCATTCCGGTTGAAGGACTCGAAGTTGCGCAGCGAGTTGTAGACGTCGAAGCCGAAGGTCCACTGCGTGTCGAGGAAGTACGGCTCCCAGAAGCTCACCGAGAAGAGCTGCCGCAGGCCCGAGATCTGGGCCTGCAGGGCCAGCCGCTGCCCCCGGCCGAAGAGGTTGTTCTGCGAGATCTGCGCCTGCGCGATGAAGTTCTCCACCGACGAGAAGCCGGCCCCCACCTGGAACGTGCCCGTCGGCCGCTCCTTGACCTCGATCGTCACCACGATGCGGTCGTCGGTCGTGCCACGCTTGGTGCTCACGTTCACCGATTCGAAGAACCCGAGCGCCGTGACGCGCGCCTTGCTGCGGTTGAGCAAGGTCTGGCTGTAGCGGTCCCCCTCCGACACCTTCAGCTCGCGGCGAATGACCTTGTCCCGCGTCTTGCTGTTCCCCCGGATGTTGATCCGCTCGAAGATCACCACCGGGCCCTTCTGCACGTCGAAGGTGAGGTCCACGATGCGCTTGTCGGCGTCGATGCTGGTGAGCGGCGTGATGTTCACGTACGCGTGGCCCCGATCCTTGTAGCGGTCGGTCAGCGCCATGACGTCCTTGCCGAGCTTCGTCCGGTTGAAGATCTCCCCCCGCCGGACGGTCAGGTCGGCCATCAGCTCCTTGCGCGGCCAGAGCAGGTCGCCGCGGATGTCGAGCTTGCCGAGGCGGTACTGGAGCCCCTCCTCGATGTGGATCGTGATGTACATGAAGCGTTTGTCGGGGCTCAGCGTGACCCGCGGCGTGGCCAGCTTCACGTTGATGTAGCCCCGGTCGTAGTAGAGCGCGGTCATGAGGAGCAGGTCCCGCTCGAACGCGCTCTCCTGGTAGGTGCCGCTCGAGGTAAGGAACGAGAAGTACCCGCCCTCCTGCGTCCCCATCACGGCCTTCAGGTCGTCGTCGGAGGCGGCGCGGTTGCCGATGAAGGTGATGCGCCGGATGACGACCTTCGCGTTCTCCCGGATGTCGTAGAGCACGTCGACCTGCGTCTTGCTCACCTTGCGCAGCCGGTAGGTCACGTCGGCCAGGTAGAACCCCTTCTCCGTGTAGAGGTCGCGGATCTTCTCGGCGTTGCGCTTGATCTGCGAGACGTCGAGGATCCCCTCGCGCTTCAGGTCCAGCACCTCGTTGATCTTGTCCAGCTCCACCTCGTCGTTGCCCGCGACGACGATCTTGCGGACCGACGGCTTCTCCTTCACCACGTAGACGAGCACCAGCCCCCGCGAGGAGATGAGCAGGTTCACCTGCACGTCCTCGAAGTACCCCATGCGCCAGATCGAACGCACGTCGGCCGCCACGCGCGCGGCGCTGTACGGCAGGCCCTCGCGGCTCGACAGGGCCGCCCGCATCGCGGCCTCCTCCACCTTGCGATTTCCCTGGAAGGCGATGCGTCCGACGAGCGGCGCTCGCTCGGCGCGCGCCGGTGTCGCGAGGGCGAGGAGGACCAGCAGAGCGGTGCCGAGGCGGATCACCGCTAGGCTCCGACTGCCACGGGGCTGTCGAGCGGTCTGGGCGCGTCGGCGGCTTCGTAGATCAGGCCGTCCACCATCTGCATCTGGCGCGGCATCCGCGCCGCCAGCTCGGGGTTGTGCGTGACCACGAAGATGGTCGTGCGGTAGCGCTCGTTTAGCGAGAAGAAGAGGTCGTGAATCGCGGCGCCGGTCTTGCTGTCCAGGTTGCCCGTGGGCTCGTCGGCGAGCAGCAGCCGGGGCTGCATCACGAGGGCCCGCGCGAGCGCGACGCGCTGCTGTTCCCCTCCGGAGAGCTCGCCCGGACGATGCGTCACGCGCTCCGTGAGCCCCACGGTACGCAGGAGCTCGGAAGCCCGGTGCTCGGCGACTTCGCGCGGAAGGCGCTGGATGAGGGCGGGCATCATGACGTTCTCGAGCGCCGTGAACTCGGGGAGCAGGTGGTGGAACTGGAAGACGAAGCCGATACTGCGGTTGCGAAACTCGGCCAGCTGCGTAGAGGTCATGCGCCGCAGGTCCCGTCCCGCGAACCAGAGCGCCCCGCCGGTCGGGAGATCGATGGTGCCGAGAATGTGCAGCAGCGTCGACTTCCCGGCCCCCGACTGCCCCATCACGGACACCATCTCGCCGGTGGCCAGGGTGAGGTTGATCCCGCGCAGCACCTCGAGCCGGCGACCGCCGTGGTCGAAGGTCTTCGTCAGGCCCTCCACGCGAATGAGGGGCTCGCCGCTATGGGGGTGGGTTGACGGGTCGAGGTCAGGCACGGGGCGTTCGCTAAGCTGGCCGCGGGATGGCGGCCGTCTCCGACGGAAAATCGCGCTAGACTACTCAGATAGGTCCAGGCTGTCAACGCACCGCGTCCCCTATCCGAACGCGGCATGATCCGATCGGACCCCACGGCGCGGGAAGGAGTTGCCCCGCCGGGATCTACTGCGTCCGGACGAGGCACCTCGCGGGGCGGTCGCGCGGCCCCCGCCTCGCTCAATCGTCGTACCGGAGCCCTTCGACCGGCTTGAGGCTCGAGGCCAGAAAGGCCGGATACAGGGTCCCGAGCAGGCTCAAGGTCACGGCGGCCCCCGCCACCGCTCCGATGTCCCAGGGGTTCATCCGCACGGGGAGACGCGAGATGTAATAGACCTCCGGGTCGAGGGGCAGCCCGACGTAGGCCACGTAGGTGCACATCGTGAGGCCTTCGAGCACGCCCATGGCCATCCCGATGAGGCCGATGTAGACCCCGGCGATCACGAAGACCCGCAGCAGGGCGCGGTGCCCCGCCCCGAGGGCCTTCAGGACCGCAATCTCCCGCCGCTTCTCGAGGACCAGCATGGTCAAAGTAATGATGATCGCGAAGGCCGCCACCACCACGATGAAGGTGAGCACGGCGAACATCACCACCCGCTCGAGCTTGAGGGCCGAGAAGAGGTTGCGGTTGAGCTGCTGCCAGTCCTTGACCTCGTAACCGCTGCCGAGGCGCCGGCGAAGCTCGTCGGCCAGGAGGGCCACGGAGTCCACGTTGGCCACCTTCAGCTCCAGCGCCGTGACCTCGTCCTCCAGCCCCAGAAAGCGCTGCGCGGCCGGAATCGTGATGTACGCCAGCTTGGTATCGTACTCGTACATCCCGGAGTAGAAGATCCCCGCCACCCGGAAGGGACGCGCCTTGGGGATCGGGCCCGCCGGGCTCATCCCGCCGAGGGGCGAGACGAGGTTCACGTCGTCCCCCACGTAGAGCCTCAGGTTCTTCGCCAGCTCCGCGCCCACGATGATCCCCGGATAGACCGGGCGGGGTGGCACCTTGACCGGCGCCGGCTCGCCGTCGTCGGCCTCGTCGGCGTCGTCGTCCTCCTCGGCCGCGCGCGGGGTCTTGCCCGCCGGAGCCGCGCGCTTCGCCCCTGCCGGCCCGGCCTTCGGCGACTGCGCGAGCGGGTCGCCCTTCTTCTTGTCCCCCTCGCCCGTACGGTCCGCGTCCTCGTCCACGTCGCGCAGCGGCGGAAGCCCGGCGCGAAAGGGGGTCGCGGGGATCTTCGCCAGGCGCTCGGGGTGCACCAGGTTGCCGAGATTGCCGGCCCCCCCTTCGGCCCGCAGGTACGCGGGCAGCTCGCTCACGCGCCCCACGGCCTGCGGATCGATGCCCCGCAGCACGACCCCCGAGATGTTGTTCTGGCTGGAGAGCATCACCTCGGCCTCGACGAACGGGGCCGCGGCCGTGACGCCGGGGAGCTGGCCGACCCGCCCGAGCGTCGGACGGTAGTCGACGAACGGCTGGCCATGCCGCGAGACGACCACGTGGGCGCGGGTCCCGAGGATCTTCCGCCGCAGGTCCTGTTCGAACCCCCCCATCACGGAGAGGACGACCACGAGAGCGCAGGTGCCGAGGTAGACCCCGAAGACCGCGACCGAGGTGAAGAGCGAGAACGCGAGCAGCAGCAGACCGAAGAGCACGACCCAGTTCGCCACCAGGAAGACGGCCACGGCCGCCCCCTCGAGGCCGCGCTGAAGCCGGGTCGGCCCGAGCACCAGCTCGCCCACCGGGGGACGCCCGGCCACCTTCGCCGCGAGAAGCAGCGCCACCCCCACCCCGAGGAGGCCGAGACCCACCGCCAGCGTCACCCACCGTCGACCGCCCCGCGCGCGGAGGTACCGCCACGCGAGAAACCACTCGAAGGAGCGGCGCGTCGCCACCACCAGGGCCAGGCCGATCCCGCCCACCGCCACGAGCGCACCTCCGCCGAGCAGCAGGGCCACGCTGACGAAGGGATGCGGAGACCGTGCGGCAAGCAGGCCACGGACGAGCAGAACCGCCGCGCCGAGCAGGAGGAGCACGAGCGGAACGAAGCGCGCGAGGGGTCCTCCGCTCGGTCGCGCCGCGTCGGACAACGCTATCGCCCCTCGGGGCGCATGTGCGGGAAGAGCAGCACGTCGCGAATGCTCGGCTGGTCGCAGAGCAGCATCACCAAGCGGTCGATGCCGATCCCCTCGCCCGCCGTGGGGGGCATACCGTACTCGAGGGCCCGGCAGTAGTCCTCGTCGTACTCCATCGCCTCTTCGTCCCCGCGCTGTCGATCGTCGAGCTGCTTCTGGAACCGCTCGCGCTGGTCGGCCGGGTCGTTCAGCTCGGAGAAGCCGTTCGCGATCTCGCGCCCGTAGATGAAGAGCTCGAACCTGTCCACGAGCTCCGGGTCGGCATCCTTGCGCCGCGACAGCGGCGAGATCGCCGCCGGGTAGTCGACCACGAAGACGGGCCGGTCCTGCGGCAGCCGCGCCTCGCCGAGCTGTTCGAAAAGCACGCCGATGCGCTTGCCGTGGGTGTCGGCGAAGCGGAGCGCCTCGCCGAGCGCGTCCTGCCGGGCCTGAAGCCCACTCTCGCGGCACCACGCGGCGAGAGCCTCCGGGTCCGCGAGCTGCGCCGCGGAGAGCGGTCGCGGCAGCGCCTGGCACGCCTCGAGCACGAGGTCCTTCACCGCCACGCGCCGCCACGGCGTCGAGAAATCGATCGCCTGTCCCTGGTAAACGAGCTCCGTCGTCCCCACGACCTCGCGCGCCACGTGGCTCAGCACCTCTTCGGTCATGGCCATGAGCGTCTCGTAGGTCGCGTAGGCCATGTAGAACTCGAGCATCGTGAACTCGGGGTTGTGCTGGCGCGAGAGCCCCTCGTTGCGGAAGTTCCGGCCGATCTCGTAGACCCGGTCGAACCCGCCCACCACGAGCCGCTTCAGGAAGAGCTCGGGGGCGATGCGCAGGTAGAGCGGCATGTCGAGGGCGTTGTGATGGGTCCGGAACGGCCGCGCCGCGGCCCCCCCCAGCGTCCCGTGCAGGAGCGGCGTTTCCACCTCGAGAAAGTCCCGCTCGTCGAAGTAGCGCCGGATAGCCCGCACGATCTGACTGCGCTTGCGGAAGACCTGCGCCACCTCGGGGTTCGCCACGAGGTCGACGTACCGCTGCCGGTAGCGGGTCTCCTGGTCCTTCAGACCGCTCCACTTCTCCGGCGGCGGGCGCACCGTCTTCGTCAGCAGCACGACCTCCTCGGCCATGAGCGTGAGCTCGCCCGTCTTGGTGAAGAACGCGTAGCCCTTCGCCCCGAGGAAGTCCCACCCCTCGGCCTTCCGGAAACGCTGGTAGGCCTCGTCCCCCACCTTGTCCTTGCGGATGTAGACCTGCAGCCGCCCGGAACGGTCCGCCAGCTTGACGAAGGTGGCCTTGCCGAAGCTGCGCAGCTCCACGACGCGGCCCGCGACCGCGAAGCGCTCCTCGGAGAGGGGGGCGCCGTCCTGCTCCGCGGGAGGCGCGACGCCCGCGAACCGCGCGAGCACCTGCCCCGCCGTGTGCGACGGGGAGAAGTCGTTCCGATAGGGGTTCTCCCCGGCCGCCCGCAGCTCTCCCACCTTCTGCTGCCGCTGCTGAATCAGACGGTTCGTCTCGGCCGCCGACTCGACGACGTCGTCGGCGGTCGCCGCCCCCTGTTGCTGGTCCGTCATGCGTCCCTCGTGAAGGGCGGCTAGGCCGCCGCGCCGCTCCCCCCCTGCCCGAGCAGGAAGGATTGGATGAATTGATCGATGTCCCCGTCGAGCACCGCGTCCACGTTCCCCACCTTGAGCTCGGTCCGGTGGTCCGTGACCAGTCGGTACGGGGCGAGGACGTACGACCGGATCTGGCTGCCCCACTCGATGGCCTTCTTCTGGGCGTTCAGATCGGACATCGCCTCTTCCTTCTTCTTCATCTCGTGCTCGTAAAGCCGAGCGCGCAGCACCCGCATGGCCTGCGACTTGTTCTTGTGCTGCGAGCGCTCGTTCTGACACTGCACGACGATCCCCGTCGGCAAGTGGGTGAGCCGGACCGCCGACTCGGTCTTGTTCACGTGCTGCCCACCGGCCCCTCCCGAACGATAGACGTCGATCCTCAGGTCCTCGTCCTTGATGTCGATCTTCACGTCGTCGTCCACGTCGGGGTAGACCGCCACCGAGGCGAACGAGGTGTGGCGCCGCGCCTGCGCGTCGAACGGCGAGATGCGCACCAGGCGATGCACGCCCACGTCGGCCCGTAGAAAACCGAAGGCGTGGTCGCCCTCGACCGACAGCGTGGCCGACTTGATGCCGGCCTCTTCGCCCGGCTGCACGTCGAGGATCTCCAGCCTGTAGCCCTTGCGCTCGGCCCAGCGGGAGTACATCCGCAGGAGCATCTCGGCCCAGTCCTGGCTCTCCGTACCACCCGCCCCGGCGTTGATGTTCACCAGCGCCGAGCACCGGTCGTTCGGCCCGGAGAGCATGCGGGCGAACTCCATGGCCTCGACGGCGGTCGCAACGCCGTCGGCCATGCGTCCCGCCTCCTCGACGCTCGACTCGTCGCCCGCCTCTCGGGCGAGCTCGAGCAGCGCTTCTGCATCCTCGAGCTGCCCGTGCGCACGATC is a window of Deltaproteobacteria bacterium DNA encoding:
- a CDS encoding OmpH family outer membrane protein, with the protein product MIRSLVVGGTLLLALHAGTAEAKDLRIGVVNMQRAVSETEEGRKAEAKLQDLKDKLEAELNRKLKEFYEEENKLRKAWSILKEEERRKRADDSRRKFEGLQKRYMEAERELMKKKTDAFMAITNRLTKIIQKIAERDKFDFIFANAAVLWAPRHVDVTNDVIRSYNQAKK
- a CDS encoding ABC transporter permease, with the translated sequence MSDAARPSGGPLARFVPLVLLLLGAAVLLVRGLLAARSPHPFVSVALLLGGGALVAVGGIGLALVVATRRSFEWFLAWRYLRARGGRRWVTLAVGLGLLGVGVALLLAAKVAGRPPVGELVLGPTRLQRGLEGAAVAVFLVANWVVLFGLLLLAFSLFTSVAVFGVYLGTCALVVVLSVMGGFEQDLRRKILGTRAHVVVSRHGQPFVDYRPTLGRVGQLPGVTAAAPFVEAEVMLSSQNNISGVVLRGIDPQAVGRVSELPAYLRAEGGAGNLGNLVHPERLAKIPATPFRAGLPPLRDVDEDADRTGEGDKKKGDPLAQSPKAGPAGAKRAAPAGKTPRAAEEDDDADEADDGEPAPVKVPPRPVYPGIIVGAELAKNLRLYVGDDVNLVSPLGGMSPAGPIPKARPFRVAGIFYSGMYEYDTKLAYITIPAAQRFLGLEDEVTALELKVANVDSVALLADELRRRLGSGYEVKDWQQLNRNLFSALKLERVVMFAVLTFIVVVAAFAIIITLTMLVLEKRREIAVLKALGAGHRALLRVFVIAGVYIGLIGMAMGVLEGLTMCTYVAYVGLPLDPEVYYISRLPVRMNPWDIGAVAGAAVTLSLLGTLYPAFLASSLKPVEGLRYDD
- the fabZ gene encoding 3-hydroxyacyl-ACP dehydratase FabZ, whose translation is MLDINQILKILPHRYPFLLVDKVSEVSEEKIVAHKYVTVNEPHFNGHFPGMPVMPGVLMIEALAQAGAILAHQSGGFDPATQNLFFMTIDKAKFRRPVRPGDRLDLEVVPLRKGGRVWKLKGEGRVDGELVVEAELMATMSPRG
- the lpxD gene encoding UDP-3-O-(3-hydroxymyristoyl)glucosamine N-acyltransferase, coding for MAVTLDDLARETGGRVVGEGSVTVLGVAELASAGPSEIAPFTDPRRAEEARGAVVAALLVTRHWPELRTPQLVCPDAGRALALIIRIFAPAAEVLRSGVDPRAAVEPGAVVEPGAWVGPFVFVGAGAHVEAGAQVEPFSYVGARARVGAGARVGPGAVVGEGCEIGPAARVGPGAIVGGSGFGFYREEGAWRAVPQLGSVVIEAEAELGANSCVDRGTLGATRVGAGAKLDNLVQVGHNASIGCGALLCGQVGVAGSAVVGAGAVLAGQVGVADHVRVGEGARVGAHSGVAQDVPPGTTVTGYPTVPHVAWLRTSAALARLPQLLGRVTELGRRVELLEQRAISCAAGPQGEEEDAC
- the lysS gene encoding lysine--tRNA ligase; the encoded protein is MTDQQQGAATADDVVESAAETNRLIQQRQQKVGELRAAGENPYRNDFSPSHTAGQVLARFAGVAPPAEQDGAPLSEERFAVAGRVVELRSFGKATFVKLADRSGRLQVYIRKDKVGDEAYQRFRKAEGWDFLGAKGYAFFTKTGELTLMAEEVVLLTKTVRPPPEKWSGLKDQETRYRQRYVDLVANPEVAQVFRKRSQIVRAIRRYFDERDFLEVETPLLHGTLGGAAARPFRTHHNALDMPLYLRIAPELFLKRLVVGGFDRVYEIGRNFRNEGLSRQHNPEFTMLEFYMAYATYETLMAMTEEVLSHVAREVVGTTELVYQGQAIDFSTPWRRVAVKDLVLEACQALPRPLSAAQLADPEALAAWCRESGLQARQDALGEALRFADTHGKRIGVLFEQLGEARLPQDRPVFVVDYPAAISPLSRRKDADPELVDRFELFIYGREIANGFSELNDPADQRERFQKQLDDRQRGDEEAMEYDEDYCRALEYGMPPTAGEGIGIDRLVMLLCDQPSIRDVLLFPHMRPEGR
- the bamA gene encoding outer membrane protein assembly factor BamA gives rise to the protein MIRLGTALLVLLALATPARAERAPLVGRIAFQGNRKVEEAAMRAALSSREGLPYSAARVAADVRSIWRMGYFEDVQVNLLISSRGLVLVYVVKEKPSVRKIVVAGNDEVELDKINEVLDLKREGILDVSQIKRNAEKIRDLYTEKGFYLADVTYRLRKVSKTQVDVLYDIRENAKVVIRRITFIGNRAASDDDLKAVMGTQEGGYFSFLTSSGTYQESAFERDLLLMTALYYDRGYINVKLATPRVTLSPDKRFMYITIHIEEGLQYRLGKLDIRGDLLWPRKELMADLTVRRGEIFNRTKLGKDVMALTDRYKDRGHAYVNITPLTSIDADKRIVDLTFDVQKGPVVIFERINIRGNSKTRDKVIRRELKVSEGDRYSQTLLNRSKARVTALGFFESVNVSTKRGTTDDRIVVTIEVKERPTGTFQVGAGFSSVENFIAQAQISQNNLFGRGQRLALQAQISGLRQLFSVSFWEPYFLDTQWTFGFDVYNSLRNFESFNRNATGGNLTWGYPITDDIRVYLTYTGEYVAVSTAGRGNIFGATTTSPLPAGVQLANLFNSGFTSSVRFSVQWDTRNNRLFPTKGFFHTIWAEFSTPVLGSQNVFNRYGGFTRWYYPIWGPFVFKFNGQIGVITSSDPKGVPIFERYFVGGIMDVRGFRPRSLGPRIPVLSSVDPNDSIFYFNKGGNKEMIFNAEIEFPIFEKVGIRGVIFSDAGMAFDDSEPLSFTALRHSAGFGFRWFSPIGPLRFEWGLPLRPQSGEDPLVFEFTIGNFF
- the prfB gene encoding peptide chain release factor 2 (programmed frameshift), which produces MGHAETTDKLKGLRARLITLRGHLDLDHHRRRIAEIEASATEPTFWNHNERAQELLKEQSRSKELVGNWDRAHGQLEDAEALLELAREAGDESSVEEAGRMADGVATAVEAMEFARMLSGPNDRCSALVNINAGAGGTESQDWAEMLLRMYSRWAERKGYRLEILDVQPGEEAGIKSATLSVEGDHAFGFLRADVGVHRLVRISPFDAQARRHTSFASVAVYPDVDDDVKIDIKDEDLRIDVYRSGGAGGQHVNKTESAVRLTHLPTGIVVQCQNERSQHKNKSQAMRVLRARLYEHEMKKKEEAMSDLNAQKKAIEWGSQIRSYVLAPYRLVTDHRTELKVGNVDAVLDGDIDQFIQSFLLGQGGSGAAA
- a CDS encoding ABC transporter ATP-binding protein, with amino-acid sequence MPDLDPSTHPHSGEPLIRVEGLTKTFDHGGRRLEVLRGINLTLATGEMVSVMGQSGAGKSTLLHILGTIDLPTGGALWFAGRDLRRMTSTQLAEFRNRSIGFVFQFHHLLPEFTALENVMMPALIQRLPREVAEHRASELLRTVGLTERVTHRPGELSGGEQQRVALARALVMQPRLLLADEPTGNLDSKTGAAIHDLFFSLNERYRTTIFVVTHNPELAARMPRQMQMVDGLIYEAADAPRPLDSPVAVGA